In the genome of Raphanus sativus cultivar WK10039 unplaced genomic scaffold, ASM80110v3 Scaffold3028, whole genome shotgun sequence, the window CAGACTTCCATCCAGATCacttgtttttttatatttcccGATCCACTGTCCACTTAAGAAACTAGAATCTAAATTTAGTTGAATTTTAGACGGCTTGGTTTGGACGGTTCAAACAAAATGTATAGATGGACCACCGAAACTTCAACATCGTGTGTAATTGATGTATTATAAATGCTACAGATTGTTTGATTGTGATTGTATGGTCTCATAGCCTCACAAATAACATCGGCTTATCCTAATACATCTCTCTGCTCAAGCCTCCCTTTGTgcctaaaccaaaccaaaaacgTGTCAATGtctataaaccaaaaaaagaagttaacaattaccaaaagaaaaaaaaatgagagtaaaaaaatgaaaggttgacaaaaacaaaaagtaaataaagCAAAGACAAGAGATCGCGATCTCCTGCGAGAGAGATCATTTAGATCTTTCTACTTCTGTACTTTTTTATTTGGATATTACTGCTGACTTACTTCCACAGTCTGATCTACTCTATATCTTCACATGCACTCCGGTACGTGGCATGTCCAAAAATTGTCATACGTTGCCGTATATCTACACatcatttgtaatttttatatatacatgttgtacATCACGCAGCGCAGCTAGTGTATATGTACAGAGAGATCAAATCTAATTTCAAATACGACATAGCATaatgatgacaaaaaataagAAGTCCAggtaacaaaatataaactagagCTAAATCGACCAAAAGGTCCAAAACGCAACCACTATTAGGAGTTGAATCATAATCATCTACGAAAATAAAGAGTAGCAAACTCATGTTACAGAATAATTGTTATATGGCATGTAAgggattgtatttttaatattattaatctcgGCGTGTAGAACGTTGCGGGCCCATCGTATCTCTTGATTTCATAATGTCACAAAAAACTATACAGCTTCTCGCATTGGACACTTagttgataaatataaaaattacaaacacCGATTGCAatcagttgttttttttttttttttttttttgagaaagatttTGCAATCAgttgtttacaaaaaatataatgatgCATGAACTAGAGTTTAAATCTAAACACATGCCATGTCTTTACATTGTAATAGGTACAAGACATATATTTAACTAAACTTATGTTTGAGATCTAAGCTACGACGTTGATCTagaatttgtatatatttaaataaaatttagaatatttttaatgccacactattttttactttataatttacattaaaataaagttattctattataatataatttttgtttcaatagTACATTCTATAATAAAACTATTCTATAATAGATGGAGATATATAGCTAGTAATGTCATTTttaactctatatttgaagttaaaaAATGACATTATTCTTTAtcttactctataatagagcaattctattataaaatgtattattgaaacaaaaattactctataatagaattactaTACTTTAATGTAAATTACATAGAAAAAAAAGTGTGCTATTGGAAATGCTCTGATTTAACCTATAGTAGCATTACTATTATTTTGATGgttattatagtttttttcCACACGTCTTTAGATGGGAGACCCATGGTACAAGAACACCATGAATTTGCGTTAGTTTCATTTGCCTTGGCCCGCTAAGACCATCTACAATGGTGGATCTCTAATTGGGGTCTTAAAGTTGTTAGAAAAAAATTTAGCTGTTTTTGGAATCCTTAGAAAAAGTGAGTCCAATGGTGGATTCTATTTTGGAAtccttagaaaaaaaaattaatttgttttctggTGATGGCAAGATATgaattaaggaaacaaagagAGTCATTAAGCTCTTAACCAGCAAAGCAAAAGGAGATAGTTTCATAGCTAACACACGCTTGAACATAAACTTCAAAGCCATATTTGAAAATTCGTTTGAGTAGATTACACCGACATAAGTTTGAGTGAACAAAGACGTTACACATACTTGACATGTCCTACAAAGGAAAAGAGTTGAGCATTCTCCTAATTCATCCGTGAGCCAGAAGCAATGTGACCTGCAGAACAAGACAAAGCAAGCAAGTTAGTCCAGAAGCAATGTAGTAAAAGATAGAACAAGAGAAGACCAAAAGTGTACCATTATTGTTGGTCGTCTGATCATGACTATCATCATTGATGTTGTGAGATGATGCTGAAGTATATTGAATGTCACAGCAACTTGGTCCGAAAGCTGTGACATGAAACACCATCTCTCCTTCATGTCTGAAAATGATGATGTCACCAATCTGCAGGTCATGCCCGTCTGCAAAGTCTTTCCACCCATCTGTGAGTTTCAAGCCGTCTACCTTCACTAACCAGGTTTTAGCGGACGCATCTGTTCTCAGTTTAGCCGTCTTGATGTGGTCGTTACTTTCTTGGAGATGCTTCGCAAAGAAAGCTATAGGAACGCTCTGCACCAAACATGCAACAAAAGTTAAGCAAAGGAAAACACTATAATTGAATGGCAAGAAAAGAGTTGAAAAGAGTACGAGGTGAGTGTGGAAGCCGGGAAGGAGAGGCTGAAAGAAATGTGGGTTGGTAGGAGCGTGAAGAGATTGATCGGCCATTGTTGAACACCTCAAGAGATAAATGTCTCAAGAAATCACTAATGTTATAATCCTGAAAGAGAGAACAATAGGAACGAAGTTCGACTCAGATTGAAACAAAAGCAAGGACCAACATGTGAACACATATGACTAATCTTACAACCGATTGAATCAGAACACATATGACTAATCTTACAACCGATTTaaactaacaaaacaaaatattagaaGACAAAGCAACAAAAGAGACTAAAGGAAATCGAATTGAAACCCTAACTACATCGACTGAAACCGATAAGGAAATCGAAGGTATAGAGGGAGACGAGAACAACAACGAAGGTAACCTAACCTTTAATCTACCACAGAAGAAGATGACGGAAGAGGAGGATCAAAGATGGAGAGAAATCGCCTTTTCGTCTccaactctgttttttttatcgCCTTCGGTCGCGAATATTTTTTTCCCAGCGTTACCAAACTCGTTTGCTCGCCGACCCAACCATCACACGCCACGTGCACTAAGGACTTGGTCCTTCCAAGCCTTGTTTACGGACCGATCCGTACCGATCCTTGTCCATTTCGCATTTTTAATCAGTTATATTCCAAGGATTCGGCTACGGACCGCCGTTGCGGATACTCTAATGACTGTGCTTTGAACATTTAGAATTTAATTTGTCTTTTGTATATTTGCGAAAATCTTAGTCTTCCCAGAATTTCGTAACGTTTTTCTTATCATTCCAAAAATACATTAGAACTAAAGTTACAATAGTCATATACTAAAGTTTACCATGAAAGTTATAGAggttttattcaaaaataataattattataatagaaATGAAATCCTAATGTTttgaaacaaacattttttggTCTAATCAAGTGATGAGTTTTCGACAAATTATTCATATAACTGAACTTAAAAGATTCTGACAgctaataatatagattatcaTGAactctttcttttgtattttaattacCTTTATTTCACATGTAATGAAAATAATTGTCAATATTTCATTCATCGTATAAATCACTATACCTTAAGCACCGTAAAAGTTAAAACATTGTTACATTCACATGATAAGATCATGTGCATCAGCAGTGTGGTTAATGCTTATCTACGCGTCTGATTTTATACCACTTTGGGTTGGACACACCCCACTCTCGCATTCTTTCTCATTCACGTGGATTATATACTATTGTCCGACAGTAAATTTACTACTTTCATAAACCTAAAAAAACTGTCGATCGGTTTACATAGACACTACCACAgcatgaaaataaattttttagtttatcatattttcgagataaattaattttggttagcttataattcttttattatGGTAATCACGACATCAAATCCGTTTTATTGATAAAATCATAGAGACTGAGCCAGGGCCGGCCCAGAGGGGAAGCCACCCAAACCATCGATTAGGGCATCCAATTTAAAGAGGCATATTTTCTACaaatttttgttactatatagataaaaataattttataagattttttaattaaaactatacttattggacatttttacttatgatattttgaaggcataattcaaatactgaaaaattctttaaaatgatattcATTCGAACATAAATAGTGGTATTTTACTTATGGAATTAATATTCTACAAGAATCAATGTCACAATAGATTAGAAAacctactataatattttttgttaaagaatgaaTGTTATAtgacaatataaattatttagtgggcatttttacttatgatattttgaaggcatttttacttatgatattttgaaggcataattcaaatactgaaaatttctttaaagtgatattcattcgaacataattagtggtattttatttatggaattattattctacaagaatcaatgtcaaaatagattagatcgcctactataatatttgttttttaaagaatgattgttatatgaaaaatataaattatttagtgtgcattttagaatataagaatatcgatcatcacatataaaaaaaaattaaaaggtaaaaatagttattagtagtataacatgttatttaagagattacctaaattgattttgttatcgATCAAAACTGTTATAAGAATtgactatatttatttaatgaatgcttttacatgaaaaatgcaaaaaagtatattttaatgttttatatttactgttttagttcaaaaatttaaattacttttatattagttttttttataatttcaatataaatattaaaaagtatagttttaaaattggaTTAGAGCATTGTTAAACGTTAGACCGGCACTGGACTGagcatataaactattttagtCTTTCTAAGACGCCTCACTATTTTCAAAAAGTGTTATCTTTAGTTAATCTATATCTTACCCACGTATTTCACTGCAGTGCTCCATTTAAAACTCGTTTTTATTAAAGTTGTTATTCAgaaaattagattaaaaaaacttattaattttttttagcaaaaaaagaaagaaaattagatAAACCCTATCAAAATGGTGAAGCACATGTTCTCCGGTTGTACATGCATACAAATACAACTATAGAAGTAATATATCATCATCCCTTCCCTAGCTagtaatactatttttttttctaaattcgGAAATTACTTCCATTCTCCTTCCcacatatatatttacattgCTTATCTCCATTTTTTCAATCATGTCAAAAAGTAACTCTTGTTTTCTAAATACGACATTCTAACTTTTAAGCGTGTGTATATACATGTATGTAAAGACACAAACACATATAACAAGCCCCTCTCAACCTCACTTCTCCAACAAGTTTTCTACATCCACACAAAAAAGTTCTCCAGAACATAAGCACACATTTAGAGACATGGATGATCTTGAGTTATTACAAGATCTGTCCAAATTCAACTTCCCAGCAACCATCAAGACCCCATCTAAAACCTCTAAAGACAACAAAGACGGCGATGATGACAACGACGAGGGTTTTAGCTGCAGCACACCCACatctcaagaacacaagattcCTTCTGTCCACGATTCTCCACCTCCCCCGCCGCGAAAACCTCGTGCACTGCCTTCAAAACCGTCGCCAACAGCGGCTCTGATGATCAGATCGTGTAAGAGGAAGCTCTTAGTGTCCACTCCTGAGATTATCATGAACAAGGAAGAGATTGACCGTTTCTTCTCCTCCGTCTATAGTGACACGTCGACGACGACGAAACGGCGGAGACGTTATCTTTGTTGTGCGCGAAGATGAGCCTTTAGTTCAAGATTTACATTTCTCTACAGTTTTACTGGAAATACCGTAAACTCATTATAGTATAAATTTAAAAGCTTCttataaagtatttttaattttataaaatggaTGGATAATTTTCTGCAGCCGCATATTAATTCCGCATGGAGGGGTCGTTGTTGTAAATTCcgtaataaatgaaaatttaattccGTTTGCCAAGTTTCATAATAATAATTGGGATATTTATGTCATTTCTAAGAGACAAGATCGAGTTATATTTACGATCCAGCGTCATGGGTGGAAAAGTTACGTAATTTCACTATATGTCCAAGAGTCTATAAAACTGTTTGTTATCCACATACTGTATTAAGTTACCTACTGTGATACTATCATCATCATGTTAACTTAATGAGCCGACGGTGGTAGTACATGTTCGTTTAGATATGAAACCATTTCATTTATGCAACCAGCAAAGGAAGTTAAATGCAACTGTTGAGATAATTCCTTAAACCAATTGACCGGTTTATATCTCACTTGACTAATTTAACCTAGCAcacttcttgttgttgtttgagGTTGTTAAAGACACAAGAGATTTTTTGACCCAGTTCCCTTTCGGTACATCTGGGGAGAGGACGGCACTCTCAACGATTCACTAGTATCAAGTGTTTACAAGAGCTTTCTTTACACAACAACCTTTGTGTCTCTCTATTCACCTAGAGACAACACAACAATGAGCTAAAGACTTAAGCTCACTGAACCTGTGTGTATAAGAGATGAAAAACCCACTCTTCCTGGAGAAGAAACAGCCTGAGACTCTTGACCGGATCTCCCTTGCCTTCTCCTTGTAGATACTCCTTCAAGCTCTTTCCTTTGCTCTTGCTTCTTGCCTCTCTCCTTTGCTAATCTCTCCTTTTGACAAATGAGTGTTAGAGTGGCAAGAAATTAGGTTTAGAGACTATATAAGTGTCTCCCTAAACCTAATCACTAATGGGCTTTCGACCATAATAAGGCCCAACCAAACATGACCAAATTGCTCACAATCAGCTTCTCAAGTCTTGTGCCCAATTCTCAAGTCTTGTGCCCATTTCTCAAG includes:
- the LOC108861064 gene encoding cyclin-dependent protein kinase inhibitor SMR1, yielding MYVKTQTHITSPSQPHFSNKFSTSTQKSSPEHKHTFRDMDDLELLQDLSKFNFPATIKTPSKTSKDNKDGDDDNDEGFSCSTPTSQEHKIPSVHDSPPPPPRKPRALPSKPSPTAALMIRSCKRKLLVSTPEIIMNKEEIDRFFSSVYSDTSTTTKRRRRYLCCARR
- the LOC108860386 gene encoding B3 domain-containing protein REM7-like, with translation MADQSLHAPTNPHFFQPLLPGFHTHLSVPIAFFAKHLQESNDHIKTAKLRTDASAKTWLVKVDGLKLTDGWKDFADGHDLQIGDIIIFRHEGEMVFHVTAFGPSCCDIQYTSASSHNINDDSHDQTTNNNGHIASGSRMN